A section of the Callospermophilus lateralis isolate mCalLat2 chromosome 16, mCalLat2.hap1, whole genome shotgun sequence genome encodes:
- the Sdr16c5 gene encoding epidermal retinol dehydrogenase 2 isoform X1, with protein MSSNLRAARKFLVFLGKSLFSILEALIFGLIPRPRKNVAGEIVLITGSGSGLGRLLALQFARLGSVLVLWDINTQGNEETLQMAREAGAMRVHAYTCDCSRKEDVYRVANQVKKEVGDVSILINNAGIVTGKNFLDCPDELMEKSFDVNFKAHLWTYKAFLPAMIANDHGHLVCISSSAGLVGVNGLADYCASKFAAVGFAESMFVETFALKQKGIKTTIVCPFFIKTGMFEGCTTRCPLLLPILDPEYTVRKIVDAILQERLYLCIPKFLYLMLFLKSFLPAKTGLIIGEYLGILESMEGFTGQKKKV; from the exons ATGTCTTCCAACCTGAGAGCAGCAAGGAAATttcttgttttcttaggaaaatcACTGTTTAGTATTCTGGAAGCTCTGATCTTTGGCTTGATCCCAAGGCCACGGAAGAACGTCGCTGGTGAAATAGTCCTCATAACAGGCTCTGGGAGTGGACTTGGGAGGCTCTTAGCCTTGCAGTTTGCCCGCTTGGGATCTGTGCTTGTTCTCTGGGATATCAATACACAGGGGAATGAGGAGACACTCCAGATGGCTCGGGAAGCTGGAGCCATGAGGGTGCATGCCTATACCTGTGATTGTAGCCGAAAGGAAGACGTGTACAGAGTGGCCAATCAG GTTAAAAAAGAAGTTGGTGATGTTTCCATCCTAATCAATAACGCTGGAATCGTAACAGGCAAAAACTTCCTGGACTGCCCAGATGAGCTTATGGAAAAGTCATTTGATGTGAACTTCAAAGCACATTTATGG ACTTATAAAGCCTTTCTACCTGCTATGATTGCTAATGACCATGGACATTTAGTTTGCATTTCAAGTTCAGCTGGATTAGTTGGAGTAAATGGGCTGGCAG ATTATTGTGCGAGTAAATTTGCAGCCGTCGGTTTTGCAGAATCTATGTTTGTAGAAACATTTGCCCTAAAACAAAAGGGGATTAAGACTACAATTGTGTGCCCATTTTTTATAAAAACTGGAATGTTTGAAGGTTGTACTACTAG GTGTCCTCTTCTGTTGCCAATTCTGGATCCAGAATATACAGTCAGAAAAATAGTAGATGCTATTCTTCAGGAAAGGCTGTATTTGTGTATTCCAAAGTTTTTATACCTCATGTTGTTTTTAAAAAG tttcttgccCGCCAAGACAGGACTGATCATAGGTGAATACTTGGGTATCTTAGAGTCAATGGAAGGTTTCACTGGCCAAAAGAAGAAAGTCTAA
- the Sdr16c5 gene encoding epidermal retinol dehydrogenase 2 isoform X2, with translation MSSNLRAARKFLVFLGKSLFSILEALIFGLIPRPRKNVAGEIVLITGSGSGLGRLLALQFARLGSVLVLWDINTQGNEETLQMAREAGAMRVHAYTCDCSRKEDVYRVANQVKKEVGDVSILINNAGIVTGKNFLDCPDELMEKSFDVNFKAHLWTYKAFLPAMIANDHGHLVCISSSAGLVGVNGLADYCASKFAAVGFAESMFVETFALKQKGIKTTIVCPFFIKTGMFEGCTTRCPLLLPILDPEYTVRKIVDAILQERLYLCIPKFLYLMLFLKRTGLRVLDLP, from the exons ATGTCTTCCAACCTGAGAGCAGCAAGGAAATttcttgttttcttaggaaaatcACTGTTTAGTATTCTGGAAGCTCTGATCTTTGGCTTGATCCCAAGGCCACGGAAGAACGTCGCTGGTGAAATAGTCCTCATAACAGGCTCTGGGAGTGGACTTGGGAGGCTCTTAGCCTTGCAGTTTGCCCGCTTGGGATCTGTGCTTGTTCTCTGGGATATCAATACACAGGGGAATGAGGAGACACTCCAGATGGCTCGGGAAGCTGGAGCCATGAGGGTGCATGCCTATACCTGTGATTGTAGCCGAAAGGAAGACGTGTACAGAGTGGCCAATCAG GTTAAAAAAGAAGTTGGTGATGTTTCCATCCTAATCAATAACGCTGGAATCGTAACAGGCAAAAACTTCCTGGACTGCCCAGATGAGCTTATGGAAAAGTCATTTGATGTGAACTTCAAAGCACATTTATGG ACTTATAAAGCCTTTCTACCTGCTATGATTGCTAATGACCATGGACATTTAGTTTGCATTTCAAGTTCAGCTGGATTAGTTGGAGTAAATGGGCTGGCAG ATTATTGTGCGAGTAAATTTGCAGCCGTCGGTTTTGCAGAATCTATGTTTGTAGAAACATTTGCCCTAAAACAAAAGGGGATTAAGACTACAATTGTGTGCCCATTTTTTATAAAAACTGGAATGTTTGAAGGTTGTACTACTAG GTGTCCTCTTCTGTTGCCAATTCTGGATCCAGAATATACAGTCAGAAAAATAGTAGATGCTATTCTTCAGGAAAGGCTGTATTTGTGTATTCCAAAGTTTTTATACCTCATGTTGTTTTTAAAAAG GACAGGTCTCCGTGTACTGGacctgccttga